A portion of the Paenibacillus hamazuiensis genome contains these proteins:
- a CDS encoding helix-turn-helix domain-containing protein, producing MKPFIGRHYMKTVLVSLSAVLAMALLIALPGYRYASGAFDGSHISNHVKMAELLGAQLDAELETVVKSASSLLMDPEVLLAIYAKDMEQQTGKVSLIQQKLIAYSKNVKNLYSADLYLPTSNLLISGTQGIIHSSSIPDETVRLYQTVEALRKPLWMYTKQQSSEDVVSFFQPLPVQSNFPQAYLAIHIRERAINNILKSGGTDIPHEAMVVSESGKIISSENKQQLGKFLDSDKQRMLKSILDSPDHTGYIMERSSDTFTAFSRSSSAEWITVLRFPADSFFSYKSDMFRFTAFLLFFLVAAAILLLPPVFYYMHTPVVRLIRGMGIAQRQEEPHRKVRFPDEWELLQEGKRHMERELARLQEQNGRQGVSVKELALFRLLHGSFAETGPEQLAVYIHEQGLNERDKYWTIVVEPEPDESESNFANEEKPLQFFAVSNLCDEILRQNHLDGHVLPSLDMKHVIVLCSAPLHTKERQLIGVTMLAAESIQAAVSNYLKLSVSIGIGDAYTLREGIHRSYRESCDCLRERLVLGPGRIITTAETNRKFVYSYPYELESLMLKELKQNNQEECLRLFDSIIQHMADARVNAAAALQAAYTVYLSVLRIVDEASDGQAIAVRWDPEASPGWTAIEELQAWFKTGFFPEVFKTMDLMNENKGRQTIEAVKEYLYETVTQTHSLTSVAEQFGLNPSYLSRLFKKLSGQSFVQFTANLKIEKAKQLLLNTNLSVVEIAEAVGYTERTFGRVFKNVTGTTPASFRVQHKN from the coding sequence GTGAAGCCGTTTATCGGACGACATTATATGAAAACCGTACTTGTATCCCTCTCCGCCGTATTGGCCATGGCTTTGCTGATCGCCTTGCCCGGTTACCGTTACGCCTCGGGCGCGTTTGACGGCAGCCATATATCCAACCACGTGAAAATGGCCGAGCTGCTGGGTGCGCAGCTGGATGCCGAGCTGGAAACGGTCGTCAAAAGCGCGTCCAGCCTGCTGATGGACCCGGAGGTGCTGCTGGCGATTTATGCGAAAGACATGGAGCAGCAGACGGGCAAAGTTTCGCTCATCCAGCAGAAGCTGATCGCGTATTCGAAAAATGTGAAAAACCTGTACAGCGCCGATTTGTATTTGCCTACGTCCAACCTGCTCATTTCCGGCACGCAGGGAATCATTCACTCCTCGTCGATTCCCGATGAAACGGTGCGGCTGTACCAGACCGTCGAAGCGCTGCGCAAGCCGCTGTGGATGTATACGAAGCAGCAGTCCAGCGAGGACGTCGTTTCGTTTTTTCAGCCGCTGCCGGTGCAGTCGAATTTTCCCCAGGCGTACCTGGCGATCCATATCCGGGAGCGGGCGATCAACAATATTTTAAAATCAGGCGGAACCGACATTCCGCATGAAGCGATGGTCGTCAGCGAATCGGGCAAAATCATTTCCTCGGAAAACAAGCAGCAGCTCGGTAAATTTTTGGATTCGGACAAACAGCGGATGCTGAAAAGCATTTTGGATTCGCCGGACCATACCGGCTATATCATGGAGCGTTCCTCGGATACATTTACTGCGTTCAGCCGCTCCTCGTCCGCGGAATGGATTACCGTGCTGCGGTTTCCGGCGGATTCGTTTTTTTCGTACAAATCCGACATGTTCCGCTTCACGGCGTTTTTGCTGTTTTTCCTGGTCGCGGCGGCCATACTGCTGCTGCCTCCGGTTTTTTATTACATGCATACGCCCGTCGTAAGGCTGATTCGAGGGATGGGCATCGCTCAGCGGCAGGAGGAGCCTCACCGGAAGGTGCGTTTCCCGGACGAATGGGAGCTTTTGCAGGAAGGAAAGCGTCACATGGAGCGGGAGCTCGCCCGGCTGCAGGAGCAAAACGGCAGGCAGGGCGTATCCGTTAAGGAGCTCGCTTTGTTCCGGCTGCTTCACGGATCGTTTGCCGAGACCGGGCCGGAGCAATTGGCCGTTTATATTCATGAGCAGGGGCTGAACGAGCGGGACAAATATTGGACGATCGTCGTGGAGCCGGAGCCGGACGAATCCGAATCCAATTTTGCGAACGAGGAGAAGCCGCTGCAGTTTTTCGCGGTATCCAATCTGTGCGACGAAATATTGCGGCAAAATCATTTGGATGGCCATGTGCTGCCCTCGCTCGATATGAAGCATGTGATCGTTTTGTGCAGCGCGCCGCTGCATACGAAGGAACGCCAGCTGATCGGCGTCACGATGTTGGCAGCCGAGTCGATCCAGGCCGCCGTTTCCAACTACTTGAAATTGTCCGTGTCGATCGGCATCGGGGACGCGTACACGCTGAGGGAGGGCATTCACCGCTCCTACCGCGAATCGTGCGATTGCCTGCGGGAAAGGCTTGTGCTCGGTCCCGGGCGGATTATTACGACGGCGGAGACGAATCGGAAGTTCGTCTATTCGTATCCCTACGAGCTGGAGAGCCTTATGCTCAAGGAGCTGAAGCAAAACAACCAGGAGGAGTGTCTGCGGCTTTTTGACAGCATCATTCAGCATATGGCGGATGCCCGCGTCAATGCGGCCGCAGCGCTTCAGGCGGCTTACACGGTGTACCTTTCCGTGCTTCGCATCGTGGACGAAGCGTCGGACGGACAAGCAATTGCCGTCCGCTGGGATCCGGAAGCTTCTCCGGGTTGGACTGCGATCGAAGAGCTGCAGGCGTGGTTCAAGACGGGATTTTTTCCGGAAGTTTTCAAGACGATGGATTTGATGAACGAAAACAAGGGGCGGCAAACGATCGAAGCGGTCAAGGAATATTTGTATGAAACGGTCACGCAGACGCACTCTTTGACCTCCGTGGCGGAGCAGTTCGGCCTGAACCCGTCGTACCTCAGCCGGCTGTTCAAGAAGCTGAGCGGCCAAAGCTTCGTGCAGTTTACCGCCAATCTGAAAATCGAAAAAGCGAAGCAGCTGCTGCTGAATACGAACCTGTCGGTTGTTGAAATCGCCGAAGCGGTAGGGTATACGGAGCGGACGTTCGGGCGTGTGTTTAAAAATGTGACAGGCACGACGCCGGCCAGCTTCAGAGTGCAGCATAAAAACTGA
- a CDS encoding Glu/Leu/Phe/Val family dehydrogenase, translated as MSAKHEPNILASTQQLVKEAARRLGFSEAMAELLEEPMRVLKVRLPVKMDDGSVAIFTGYRAQHNDAVGPTKGGVRFHPDVTEEEVKALSIWMSLKCGIVDLPYGGGKGGIVCDPRRMSSGELERLSRGYVRAISQIVGPTKDIPAPDVMTNSQIMAWMMDEYSRIREFDAPGFITGKPLVLGGSRGRETATAQGVVLMIREAVRCLDMPLEGAKVIVQGFGNAGSYLAKFMNEAGALVVGISDEHGALYDPQGLNVGELLDRRDSFGSVTRLFPNTITNAELLEKPCDILVPAAVAGQITERNAANIRAKAVVEAANGPTTMEATRILADRGVLIVPDVLASAGGVVVSYFEWVQNNQGYYWDEDEVSRKLEQKMKASFERVYGISRQRNVDMRTAAYMAGVRRLAEAIKYRGWI; from the coding sequence ATGTCGGCAAAACATGAGCCGAATATTCTGGCATCGACGCAGCAATTGGTGAAGGAAGCGGCCCGGCGGCTCGGCTTCTCCGAGGCGATGGCCGAGCTGCTGGAGGAGCCGATGCGGGTGCTCAAGGTTCGCCTTCCCGTGAAAATGGATGACGGCAGCGTCGCCATTTTTACGGGATATCGCGCGCAGCATAACGATGCCGTCGGGCCTACCAAAGGAGGCGTGCGGTTCCATCCGGACGTGACGGAGGAAGAAGTGAAGGCGCTGTCGATCTGGATGAGTCTCAAGTGCGGCATCGTGGATCTTCCGTACGGCGGGGGCAAAGGCGGCATCGTTTGCGATCCGCGGCGGATGTCGTCCGGCGAGCTGGAGCGGCTGAGCAGAGGGTACGTGAGGGCGATCAGCCAGATCGTCGGGCCGACGAAAGATATTCCGGCTCCGGACGTGATGACGAATTCGCAAATTATGGCGTGGATGATGGACGAGTACAGCCGCATTCGCGAGTTTGACGCTCCCGGCTTCATTACCGGCAAACCGCTCGTGCTCGGCGGCTCCCGCGGCCGGGAAACGGCGACGGCGCAAGGCGTCGTGCTGATGATCCGGGAAGCGGTGCGCTGTTTGGACATGCCGCTCGAGGGGGCCAAGGTCATTGTGCAGGGCTTCGGCAACGCAGGGAGTTACCTCGCCAAGTTTATGAACGAAGCCGGGGCTTTGGTGGTCGGCATCTCGGACGAGCACGGCGCGCTGTACGATCCGCAGGGGCTGAATGTCGGCGAACTGCTCGATCGGCGGGATTCATTCGGTTCCGTTACCCGGCTCTTCCCGAATACGATCACAAATGCAGAGCTGCTGGAGAAGCCTTGCGACATTCTGGTGCCGGCCGCGGTCGCGGGGCAAATTACGGAGCGCAATGCGGCGAACATCCGGGCCAAGGCGGTGGTGGAAGCGGCGAACGGGCCGACCACAATGGAGGCGACCCGGATACTGGCGGACCGCGGCGTACTGATCGTCCCCGACGTGCTGGCGAGCGCGGGTGGCGTCGTCGTTTCCTATTTCGAGTGGGTGCAAAACAACCAGGGCTATTACTGGGATGAGGATGAAGTAAGCCGCAAGCTGGAGCAAAAGATGAAGGCAAGTTTCGAACGGGTGTACGGCATTTCCCGCCAAAGGAACGTCGATATGAGGACGGCGGCTTATATGGCAGGGGTACGTCGGCTTGCCGAGGCCATCAAATACAGAGGTTGGATTTAG
- a CDS encoding LysR family transcriptional regulator — protein MDFVYFKTFMEVVRCQSFTKAAEQLGYAQSSVTAQIQKLENEYGVVLFERYGRIMRLTSAGEELKKYVERILALHEESKQQIAKQSIGQLHIGTIESLLPFFLPPIISAFRENFPHILLNIHPSTEAGIIEAIKKGSHDVGLILDRPCRDDDLITVPIREERMVLVASPEHPLTRLERMSVADFNRQSLVASEPGCTYRDALEKLLTENNVSYELNYELGSIEGIKMMVRLGLGIALLPYIAVAKECQERNLAVLPFAHPDIRFQTQVIYHKKKWLSPSLRRLIELLQQNGPQEAEQDQIPPVPHKN, from the coding sequence GTGGATTTCGTATATTTCAAAACGTTTATGGAGGTCGTCCGCTGCCAAAGCTTTACGAAGGCCGCGGAACAGCTCGGTTACGCCCAGTCCAGCGTCACTGCGCAAATTCAAAAGCTCGAGAACGAATACGGCGTCGTGCTGTTCGAAAGATACGGCAGGATCATGAGGCTTACCTCGGCGGGTGAGGAGCTGAAGAAGTATGTGGAGCGGATTTTAGCCCTTCATGAGGAGTCCAAGCAGCAAATAGCCAAGCAATCGATAGGCCAGCTGCACATCGGCACCATCGAATCGCTGCTGCCTTTTTTTCTGCCGCCGATTATAAGCGCATTTCGGGAAAACTTTCCGCACATTTTGTTAAACATTCATCCTTCGACGGAAGCCGGCATAATCGAGGCGATCAAAAAAGGCTCCCACGACGTCGGGCTAATCCTTGACCGGCCTTGCCGCGACGACGATTTGATTACGGTGCCGATCCGCGAGGAGCGGATGGTGCTTGTCGCAAGCCCCGAACATCCGCTTACCCGGTTGGAACGGATGTCGGTGGCCGATTTCAACCGCCAGTCGCTTGTCGCATCCGAGCCGGGATGCACTTACCGGGACGCTTTGGAAAAGCTGCTTACGGAAAACAACGTGAGTTACGAGCTCAACTACGAGCTGGGCAGCATCGAGGGGATCAAGATGATGGTGCGGCTCGGCCTGGGCATCGCACTTTTGCCTTATATCGCTGTCGCCAAAGAATGTCAGGAGCGGAATCTGGCGGTGCTGCCCTTTGCCCATCCGGATATTCGCTTCCAAACCCAGGTGATTTACCATAAAAAGAAATGGCTCTCGCCTTCGCTGCGCCGCCTGATCGAGCTGCTTCAGCAAAACGGCCCGCAGGAGGCGGAGCAAGATCAAATCCCCCCGGTTCCCCATAAAAATTAG
- a CDS encoding YfhD family protein, with amino-acid sequence MTEQQNERNRLPIAKNEDVEYSAELADAEDKEARQRADQADARQEGQ; translated from the coding sequence ATGACTGAACAGCAAAACGAACGCAACCGGCTGCCGATTGCGAAAAACGAAGACGTGGAGTATTCCGCCGAGCTGGCAGATGCCGAAGACAAGGAAGCCCGACAGCGCGCGGATCAGGCGGATGCACGCCAGGAAGGACAATAG
- a CDS encoding IS3 family transposase (programmed frameshift): protein MSKKIFTELEMRQLERNPNVRHVSEKAITYEPSFKLAAVLANLEGNTPQQIFLEAGFHLETIGNEQPKQCLKRWRATYANYGETGLLEERRGKGSPGRPSEKALSIEEQLKRAEARIELLEAENDLPKKARSARKTEAEILTCSERFQMINSTVRLHGIKRMTRYLCKLLAVSSSGYYRWLSAEETRQKREYSDEQDANLIKEHFVALHGKAGALVIKMRMEQRSNVTMNHKKIRRLMKKYNLVVTIRRANPYRKIAKATQEHATCPNLLERQFDQGEPDKVFLTDITYLNYGNGQTAYLSVIKDGSTRQVPAHYLSTSLDVSLSIQTFDRLLEHLDGNIHPEAMIHSDQGIHYTHPTFRVKVSEAGFRQSMSRKGNCWDNASMESFFGHMKDELDLAECNTLEELRNRVQEYIDFYNSERYQWTLKKMTPDQFRSHLLTA from the exons ATGAGTAAAAAAATATTCACGGAATTAGAAATGAGGCAATTAGAGAGGAACCCAAATGTCCGTCATGTATCGGAAAAAGCCATTACCTATGAGCCGTCGTTTAAGTTGGCTGCTGTATTAGCTAATCTGGAAGGAAATACGCCTCAACAGATATTCTTAGAAGCGGGTTTTCATCTTGAGACGATTGGAAATGAGCAACCTAAACAATGCCTAAAGCGCTGGAGGGCAACATACGCCAATTACGGTGAAACTGGTTTACTGGAGGAACGCCGCGGGAAAGGGTCCCCCGGAAGGCCGTCAGAGAAGGCATTATCGATTGAGGAACAGTTAAAACGTGCAGAAGCTCGAATCGAGCTTTTAGAGGCAGAGAATGATCTCC CTAAAAAAGCTCGAAGCGCTCGAAAGACAGAAGCGGAAATCCTGACGTGTTCCGAGCGCTTTCAAATGATTAATTCCACGGTCCGTTTGCATGGCATAAAACGTATGACAAGGTATCTTTGTAAGCTGCTAGCGGTAAGCTCAAGCGGGTACTATCGCTGGTTGAGCGCGGAAGAAACAAGGCAGAAACGCGAATATAGCGACGAGCAAGACGCTAATCTCATCAAAGAACACTTTGTTGCCTTACACGGTAAAGCCGGTGCTCTTGTGATCAAAATGCGGATGGAACAGCGTAGTAACGTGACCATGAACCATAAGAAAATCCGACGGCTTATGAAGAAATATAATCTCGTGGTCACGATTCGTAGAGCCAATCCGTACCGTAAAATCGCCAAAGCTACCCAAGAGCACGCTACATGTCCGAACCTGCTGGAACGTCAATTCGATCAAGGCGAGCCGGATAAAGTATTCCTGACCGATATCACCTACCTGAACTATGGGAACGGTCAGACTGCTTACTTATCTGTTATAAAGGACGGTTCAACACGCCAAGTGCCTGCTCATTACCTTTCCACGAGTCTAGACGTTTCTTTGTCGATACAAACCTTTGACAGACTCCTAGAACATTTAGATGGTAACATTCATCCAGAGGCCATGATTCATTCGGATCAAGGTATCCACTACACTCACCCTACATTTAGGGTAAAGGTGAGCGAGGCAGGCTTTCGGCAGTCGATGTCTCGAAAGGGAAACTGCTGGGATAATGCATCTATGGAATCATTTTTCGGTCATATGAAGGACGAGCTTGATCTCGCAGAATGCAACACTTTGGAGGAGCTCCGGAACCGTGTACAAGAGTATATCGACTTTTACAATTCCGAACGGTACCAATGGACATTAAAAAAGATGACCCCTGATCAATTCAGAAGTCATCTTTTGACAGCTTAG
- a CDS encoding polymorphic toxin-type HINT domain-containing protein, whose amino-acid sequence MKVNGYLEDVAITIIFSNVSPVEFASGGDGLAGKTSRLVKSKFGEPDCNCFVAGTKILTNLGEKPIEEIEVGDKVLAKDDVTGEIGYKEVEWLFRRDVEETYNITVGSEVITTTDEHPFWIVGKGWVKSKDLESGDVLSTSNGTVLAIEKIEIKKGYAIVYNFMVKDFHTYFVSNLGIWTHNAYKPINLPSYKTIDIGMEHIISGHTSDGSRAKQSGGKTIFPSNMNESQIEQTVREAYKNGSKVQTQGERVLVRGQANGIKVEMWVNRNTKTIETAYPIN is encoded by the coding sequence ATGAAAGTTAATGGATATTTGGAAGATGTAGCTATAACCATAATATTCTCCAACGTCAGCCCTGTTGAATTTGCTTCTGGCGGAGATGGTTTGGCAGGGAAAACATCGAGGTTAGTGAAAAGCAAGTTTGGTGAGCCAGATTGCAATTGTTTCGTTGCAGGTACAAAGATTCTTACAAACTTAGGGGAGAAGCCTATCGAGGAAATCGAGGTAGGGGATAAGGTACTAGCGAAAGACGATGTAACAGGCGAAATAGGTTATAAAGAAGTCGAATGGCTCTTCAGACGTGATGTTGAGGAAACTTATAATATTACTGTAGGCAGTGAGGTCATAACGACTACTGATGAACATCCATTTTGGATTGTCGGTAAAGGTTGGGTTAAGTCTAAAGATCTCGAGTCGGGTGATGTACTATCAACCTCTAATGGTACGGTATTAGCCATTGAGAAGATTGAGATAAAGAAAGGATATGCTATTGTTTATAACTTCATGGTTAAAGACTTCCATACCTACTTTGTTTCGAATCTTGGAATATGGACTCATAATGCATATAAGCCAATAAATTTACCTTCGTATAAGACAATTGATATTGGTATGGAACATATAATATCAGGTCATACAAGCGATGGTTCACGTGCCAAACAGAGTGGAGGAAAAACTATCTTCCCGTCGAATATGAATGAGTCCCAAATTGAACAGACGGTCCGTGAAGCATACAAAAACGGAAGCAAGGTACAAACTCAAGGAGAACGCGTTTTAGTAAGAGGGCAGGCTAACGGTATTAAGGTTGAAATGTGGGTTAACAGAAATACGAAGACAATAGAAACGGCATATCCAATCAATTAA
- a CDS encoding RHS repeat-associated core domain-containing protein, which translates to MDNPYRYTGEPQDDESGLIYLRAGYYDPTVGRLISQDTVEGDLNNLLSLNLYTYEQNNPLRYTDPSGRCIEGDDICNESEQNKKTRTLC; encoded by the coding sequence ATGGACAATCCGTATCGCTATACGGGTGAACCACAGGATGATGAGAGTGGATTGATTTATCTGAGGGCGGGTTATTATGACCCGACGGTAGGACGGCTTATCTCGCAGGATACGGTTGAAGGGGATTTGAATAATCTGCTGAGTTTGAATCTTTATACGTATGAGCAGAATAATCCGTTGAGGTATACTGACCCAAGTGGTCGTTGTATTGAAGGAGACGATATCTGCAATGAAAGTGAGCAAAATAAAAAAACCAGAACATTATGCTGA